The Eubacteriales bacterium genomic sequence TGATTTTAACTTTCAAAAAGATATTATGCTCCTTGCACAGCAAAAAACAATTAATGAACTTAAAACTATGGAAAATTTAGATAAAAGAATTTCTGAATATCTGCAACTTTTCACTATTACAGGTGCTTTAAGCGTCATGGAAAAATGGTTAAAAGACGGCATGCAGGAATCAACACAAGAAATGGCTCAAATGTGTTCTACATTACTTTATAATGGCCTGTCAGGATATTTTATACCGTAATAACAAAACTATCTGCTAAAAAGCCGCAGTGTCTTCTGTGGCTTTTTTTATTTACAAAATATTCCGTAATTGCATTTCTTATTTTTAAAATTTTATTTTATAAATTTTAAATTTTTATGAACTTCCAACAGGATCATTATTTGTGTTGCGATAAATACAATTTGCAGTACATTGTTGGTTGTTAACCAACAATGTGTTTTTTATACTTGATAAGGGAATAACATCTAGTAAATACTAAAAGGTGAAATGATTATGGGAAAATTTGCAAGTACAGTTGTCAGACATAAGAAGACAGTAATTATTATATTTTCGGTCATTACGTTAGTTTGCGCATTTCTATCAATGCTTGTAGAAGTCAATTATGATATGGTTGATTACTTGCCTCCTAATGCCCAATCCACAACCGCACTTGAAATAATGAACGAAGAGTTTACACAATCAACGCCTAATGCAAGCGTCATGATAAAGGATATTTCTATCCCGGAAGCTATAGATTATAAACAAAAATTATCTGAATTAGATGGTGTAAATGATGTACTTTGGCTAGATGATGCAATAGATATCAAAGAACCCTTGGAAATTCAAGATACAGATACAGTAGAGCAATTTTATAAGGACGGTAGTGCCCTGTTTTCCGTAACCATTGAAGAAGGTATGGAAAAGGATACTTGCGGAACCATCCGGGAGCTAATCGGTGAAGACAATGCACTTACCGGCGAAGCGCCTAATACTGAATATCTGCAGCGTATGACCGGTTCAGAAGTATTAAACGCCATGGCGATCCTTTTGCCCATATTCATATTGATTTTAATCCTGTCTACTACTTCATGGGTAGAACCTCTTTTATTCCTTGGTGCGATCGGCATTTCAGTTGTTATTAATATGGGGACCAATGTCTTTTTTGGTGAAATTTCCTTTATGACAAATTCAGTAACCCCTATTTTACAGTTGGCCTGTACCCTAGACTATGCTATCTTCTTGCTGCACAGTTTTGACAATAACAGAAAAAAATACGCCGATGTGAATAAGGCAATGCGCAATGCAATCAAAGAATCGTTCCCAACAGTAGCTGCAAGCGCGGCCACCACCTTATTTGGATTCTTGGCTCTTGTATTCATGAATTTCCGCATTGGGGCAGATTTAGGTTTTGCTTTGGCAAAAGGTATAGTCTTAAGCTTTATTTCGGTTATGGTTTTCCTACCGGCACTTACTCTTTTGATATATAAAGCTATTGACAAAACTAAACACCGTGAATTTATGCCAAGTTTTAAAAAAGTAAATAAAGTACTATTGAAACTATCTATGCCCATACTGATTTTGGTCATCATATTTATAGTGCCTTGTTTTTTGGGGCAATCGCAAACTAACTTTACTTATGGAGTTTCCGCATCGCCAAACAGCCGCAGCGGGCAGGATGAAGCAGCTATTGAGGAAACGTT encodes the following:
- a CDS encoding MMPL family transporter — encoded protein: MGKFASTVVRHKKTVIIIFSVITLVCAFLSMLVEVNYDMVDYLPPNAQSTTALEIMNEEFTQSTPNASVMIKDISIPEAIDYKQKLSELDGVNDVLWLDDAIDIKEPLEIQDTDTVEQFYKDGSALFSVTIEEGMEKDTCGTIRELIGEDNALTGEAPNTEYLQRMTGSEVLNAMAILLPIFILILILSTTSWVEPLLFLGAIGISVVINMGTNVFFGEISFMTNSVTPILQLACTLDYAIFLLHSFDNNRKKYADVNKAMRNAIKESFPTVAASAATTLFGFLALVFMNFRIGADLGFALAKGIVLSFISVMVFLPALTLLIYKAIDKTKHREFMPSFKKVNKVLLKLSMPILILVIIFIVPCFLGQSQTNFTYGVSASPNSRSGQDEAAIEETFGQSTITVLLVPRGDVVKEEELSQDIEKLDHVTGVISYTTTVGTAIPVEFLDKSITEQFYSENYARIIIYTDTPEEGDIAFNTVENIQSVAKSYYGDTAYTVGQSANLYDMKTVVQKDNMLTNIIAVIAIFIVLVLTFKSATLPFLLLLTIESAIWINLSIPYFTGTSINYIGYLVLNTVQLGSTVDYAILLTVNYMRNRKLMPRKEAISLSLKENFRSILVSATTLAAAGFTLYLTSSNPITSILGMLLGRGTLLSMLMVVCFLPGLLMIFDKAIGKTTYKAEFFLKNKKLDDNDFEENRNEI